The following coding sequences are from one Kallotenue papyrolyticum window:
- the rplL gene encoding 50S ribosomal protein L7/L12, translating into MASEKVQAILEQLKGLTLLEAAELAKAMEEEFGVSAAAPVMAVGAVPAAGGDGAAAPAAAPEKDEFDVILKAAGPNKINVIKVVRELTSLGLKEAKDLVDGAPKPVKEGVSKEEAEAARAKLVEAGAEVEIK; encoded by the coding sequence ATGGCTTCGGAGAAAGTACAGGCCATTCTGGAGCAACTCAAAGGTCTGACGCTGCTGGAAGCGGCGGAGCTGGCCAAGGCGATGGAGGAGGAGTTCGGCGTGAGTGCGGCGGCGCCGGTGATGGCCGTGGGCGCTGTGCCGGCGGCGGGCGGTGACGGCGCGGCAGCCCCGGCGGCAGCGCCTGAGAAGGATGAGTTCGACGTGATCCTCAAGGCGGCAGGCCCCAACAAGATCAACGTGATCAAGGTTGTGCGCGAGCTGACCAGCCTGGGCCTGAAGGAGGCCAAGGATCTCGTCGACGGTGCGCCCAAGCCGGTCAAGGAGGGCGTGTCCAAGGAAGAGGCCGAGGCAGCCCGCGCCAAGCTGGTCGAGGCCGGCGCCGAGGTCGAGATCAAGTAG
- the rplJ gene encoding 50S ribosomal protein L10 — protein MPNKHNLATVAELKEKLSRAQLLLIGEYRGLTVAEMSELRKAVRPTNAEVVVAKNTLTKIAAQEAGLQDLDDLLGGPIALTIAYDDPVATAKALNDYLKNAKKAMPIRGGLLGQTRLRGEDLERVASTPSREQSLARILGGVNAPASRIVGALNGVMRNIAYIMAQVGEGKGKAGGAAAEA, from the coding sequence ATGCCCAATAAGCACAACCTTGCCACCGTCGCCGAGCTCAAGGAGAAGCTGAGCCGCGCGCAACTCTTGCTGATCGGCGAATATCGCGGCCTGACCGTCGCCGAAATGTCCGAACTGCGCAAGGCGGTGCGCCCCACCAACGCTGAGGTCGTGGTGGCCAAAAATACGCTGACCAAGATCGCCGCCCAGGAAGCCGGCCTCCAGGATCTGGACGACCTGCTGGGCGGGCCGATCGCGCTGACGATCGCCTATGACGATCCGGTCGCGACCGCCAAAGCGCTCAACGACTACCTCAAGAACGCCAAGAAGGCCATGCCGATCCGCGGCGGCCTGCTGGGGCAGACCCGCCTCCGCGGCGAGGATCTGGAGCGCGTGGCCAGCACGCCCAGCCGCGAGCAGAGCCTGGCACGCATCCTGGGTGGCGTCAATGCGCCGGCCAGCCGCATCGTGGGTGCGCTCAACGGCGTCATGCGCAACATCGCCTACATCATGGCTCAGGTCGGCGAAGGCAAGGGCAAGGCCGGCGGCGCTGCCGCCGAAGCATAA
- the rplA gene encoding 50S ribosomal protein L1 has translation MTRKHGKKYLAAAAKVDPNRAYLPEEAAQLVKETSYTNFDATVEAHLRLGIDPRHADQQVRSTVSLPHGTGKPVRVLVFAQGDAARAAEQAGADIVGADELIQRIEKENFLDFDVAVATPDMMGKVGRLGRILGRRGLMPNPKSGTVVQAQDLPRVINELKRGKVEFRNDKTGLLHVAIGKVSFTAEQIRDNFAALMEAVKAAKPSGTKGVYIKSITLTSTMGPGIPVDVSAAQNMQLEEV, from the coding sequence ATGACGCGTAAACACGGCAAGAAGTACCTGGCGGCCGCCGCCAAAGTCGATCCTAACCGCGCCTATCTGCCCGAAGAGGCGGCGCAGCTCGTCAAGGAAACCAGCTACACCAATTTCGACGCGACGGTAGAGGCGCATCTGCGCCTGGGCATCGATCCGCGCCATGCCGACCAGCAGGTGCGTTCGACCGTCTCGCTGCCGCATGGCACCGGTAAGCCGGTGCGCGTACTGGTCTTCGCCCAGGGCGATGCGGCGCGCGCCGCCGAGCAGGCCGGCGCGGATATCGTCGGTGCCGACGAGCTGATCCAGCGCATCGAGAAGGAGAACTTCCTCGACTTCGACGTAGCGGTGGCGACGCCGGATATGATGGGCAAGGTGGGGCGCCTGGGACGCATCCTGGGCCGCCGTGGCCTGATGCCCAACCCCAAGAGCGGCACGGTGGTGCAGGCCCAGGACCTGCCGCGCGTGATCAACGAGCTGAAGCGCGGCAAGGTCGAGTTCCGCAACGACAAGACCGGGCTGCTGCACGTAGCGATCGGCAAGGTTTCCTTCACGGCGGAGCAGATCCGCGACAACTTTGCCGCACTGATGGAAGCGGTCAAGGCGGCCAAGCCCAGCGGCACCAAGGGCGTTTACATCAAATCGATCACCCTGACCAGCACAATGGGGCCGGGCATCCCGGTTGACGTCAGCGCCGCGCAGAACATGCAGCTCGAAGAGGTATAG
- the rplK gene encoding 50S ribosomal protein L11, whose product MAKKVTAVVRLQLPAGKANPAPPVGPALGATGINIMAFCKEYNERTAGQVGMIIPVEITVYSDRSFTFVTRTPPAADLLRKAAKIEKGSGTPGRSVAGTITREQLRQIAETKMADLNAVDIEGAERIIAGTARSMGIQIKD is encoded by the coding sequence GTGGCGAAAAAAGTTACCGCCGTTGTGCGCCTGCAACTGCCGGCGGGCAAGGCCAATCCGGCGCCGCCGGTCGGCCCGGCGTTGGGTGCTACCGGCATCAACATCATGGCATTTTGTAAGGAGTATAACGAGCGCACCGCCGGACAGGTCGGGATGATCATCCCGGTCGAAATTACGGTGTACTCGGATCGCTCCTTTACATTCGTGACGCGCACGCCGCCTGCCGCCGACCTGCTGCGCAAGGCGGCCAAGATCGAGAAGGGATCGGGCACGCCCGGACGCAGCGTGGCGGGCACGATCACGCGCGAGCAACTGCGCCAGATCGCCGAGACCAAGATGGCCGATCTGAACGCGGTCGACATCGAAGGCGCCGAGCGGATCATCGCCGGCACGGCGCGCTCGATGGGCATCCAGATCAAGGACTAA
- the nusG gene encoding transcription termination/antitermination protein NusG has protein sequence MAERDQTAEPQPSPTDDVRWYVIHTYSGYENKVKQNLEHRIESMEMRDQIFRVIVPTEEEIEIKNGQRRKVNKKVFPGYVLVQMKLTDDSWYVVRNTPGVTGFVGMGNKPTPLEESEVRAILKQMEEEAPKKVRVNYTVGQAVKITDGPFTDFEGTVEHIDEERGRVRVMVSFFGRDMPVELDFLQVMRLVD, from the coding sequence ATGGCCGAACGGGATCAAACAGCAGAGCCTCAGCCGTCGCCCACTGACGACGTGCGTTGGTATGTGATCCATACCTACTCGGGGTACGAAAACAAGGTCAAACAGAATCTGGAACATCGCATCGAGTCGATGGAGATGCGCGACCAGATCTTCCGTGTGATCGTACCCACCGAGGAGGAGATCGAGATCAAAAACGGCCAGCGCCGCAAGGTCAACAAAAAGGTCTTCCCGGGCTACGTCCTGGTGCAGATGAAGCTGACCGACGACTCCTGGTACGTCGTGCGCAACACGCCCGGCGTGACCGGGTTCGTGGGCATGGGCAACAAACCGACACCGCTTGAAGAGTCCGAGGTGCGCGCGATCCTCAAGCAGATGGAGGAGGAAGCTCCCAAGAAGGTGCGCGTCAACTACACGGTGGGCCAGGCGGTCAAGATCACCGATGGGCCGTTTACCGACTTCGAGGGCACGGTCGAGCACATCGACGAGGAGCGTGGCCGCGTGCGGGTCATGGTGTCGTTCTTCGGGCGAGACATGCCGGTGGAACTGGATTTCCTGCAGGTCATGCGCCTGGTCGACTAA
- the secE gene encoding preprotein translocase subunit SecE: MAVIKDTRREGGLQRWFRETRSELRKVVWPTREEALRLTRVVILISVAMGALLGAIDLLLNTLYGLLAG; this comes from the coding sequence GTGGCTGTGATCAAAGATACACGACGAGAGGGCGGCTTACAGCGCTGGTTCCGCGAAACGCGGAGCGAACTGCGCAAGGTCGTCTGGCCGACGCGGGAGGAGGCGCTGCGGCTGACCCGCGTAGTGATCCTGATCTCGGTGGCGATGGGCGCGCTGTTGGGCGCCATCGACCTCCTGTTGAACACGCTGTACGGCCTGCTGGCGGGCTAG
- the rpmG gene encoding 50S ribosomal protein L33 → MASKKGNRIIVTLACTECRERNYTTEKNRKNDQGRLELNKYCPRCRAHRLHRETK, encoded by the coding sequence ATGGCATCCAAAAAGGGCAATCGCATTATTGTGACGCTGGCGTGTACTGAGTGTCGCGAGCGCAACTACACCACCGAGAAAAATCGGAAAAATGATCAGGGCCGCCTGGAGCTCAACAAATACTGCCCGCGCTGCCGCGCTCACCGCCTGCATCGCGAGACGAAATAG
- the tuf gene encoding elongation factor Tu, whose product MARAKFERTKPHVNIGTIGHVDHGKTTLTAAITKVLSLRGKAQFLDYADIDNAPEERQRGITIAIRHVEYETDNRHYAHVDCPGHADYIKNMITGAAQMDGAILVVSAPDGPMPQTREHILLARQVEVPAIVVFLNKVDMMDDEELLELVELEVRELLSRYGFPGDEVPIVRGSALKALESPSQDPNAPEYQPILELMNAVDSYIPTPQRDVDKPFLMPIEDVFGIKGRGTVVTGRIERGRVKVGDTIEIIGMTEAGPRQTVVTGVEMFKKQLDEGIAGDNVGVLLRGVERDEVERGQVLAKPGSIKPHKKFQAEVYVLKKEEGGRHTPFFSGYRPQFYIRTTDVTGEIKLPAGVEMVMPGDNIQMGVELIVPVAIEEGLRFAIREGGRTVGAGVVTKIEE is encoded by the coding sequence ATGGCACGCGCGAAGTTCGAGCGAACGAAGCCGCACGTCAACATCGGGACGATCGGCCACGTCGACCATGGCAAAACCACGCTGACGGCTGCGATCACCAAGGTGCTGTCGCTGCGCGGCAAAGCCCAGTTTCTGGACTACGCCGACATCGACAACGCGCCCGAGGAGCGCCAGCGCGGCATTACGATCGCCATTCGCCACGTCGAGTACGAGACCGACAACCGCCACTACGCCCACGTCGACTGCCCGGGCCACGCCGACTACATCAAGAACATGATCACCGGCGCGGCGCAGATGGACGGCGCGATCCTGGTGGTCTCGGCGCCGGACGGCCCCATGCCCCAGACGCGCGAGCACATCCTGCTGGCGCGCCAGGTCGAGGTGCCGGCGATCGTCGTCTTCCTCAACAAAGTCGACATGATGGACGACGAGGAGCTGCTGGAGCTGGTCGAGCTGGAGGTGCGCGAGCTGCTCTCGCGCTACGGCTTCCCGGGCGATGAGGTGCCGATCGTGCGTGGCAGCGCGCTCAAGGCGCTGGAGAGCCCGAGCCAGGACCCCAACGCGCCGGAGTACCAGCCGATCCTGGAGCTGATGAACGCGGTCGACAGCTACATCCCGACGCCGCAGCGCGACGTGGACAAGCCGTTCCTGATGCCGATCGAGGACGTGTTTGGCATCAAGGGGCGCGGCACGGTGGTGACCGGGCGCATCGAGCGCGGGCGGGTCAAGGTCGGTGACACGATCGAGATCATCGGCATGACCGAGGCCGGGCCGCGCCAGACGGTGGTGACCGGCGTGGAGATGTTCAAGAAGCAGCTGGACGAAGGCATCGCCGGGGACAACGTGGGCGTGCTGCTGCGCGGCGTGGAGCGCGACGAGGTGGAGCGCGGGCAGGTGCTAGCCAAGCCGGGCTCGATCAAGCCGCACAAGAAGTTCCAGGCGGAAGTGTACGTGTTGAAGAAGGAGGAGGGCGGGCGGCACACGCCGTTCTTCTCGGGCTACCGGCCGCAGTTCTACATCCGCACGACGGACGTGACGGGGGAGATCAAGCTGCCGGCGGGCGTGGAGATGGTGATGCCGGGCGACAACATCCAGATGGGCGTGGAGTTGATCGTGCCGGTGGCGATCGAGGAAGGCTTGCGCTTCGCCATTCGCGAGGGCGGTCGCACCGTCGGCGCGGGCGTAGTCACCAAGATCGAGGAGTAA
- a CDS encoding RNA-binding domain-containing protein produces the protein MTFLDILREAEQRGLELIAFTDHNTVAGYERMQREVEFLEQLVATQRATPADVEQLAEYRRLLAKITVLPGFEFTSHYGAHVLGIFAPTTPISVIEATLLQLGVPAEKLKAGTTSIPDTRHVTDAYEIIARAGGIVIAAHANGPAGVITETLRMGTSGQARVAATQSPSLHAIEFINFYTDHGTFTNPAFYNGRTEHYERRMFCIQGSDAHRVRRAPAGMDATHRHGIGDRYFEALLPAPTFEALKELFLSQHFDYVRVPKRDQKQWEIDQLRFGQATDRQVLRGEDVPLAQVVADVAALANVGGGTLIVGATPSEGGVAGVAHPDQFTTQLRAAVDEAIDPAPTLTLELLQYEGRDVIRIEVGATHLPPYVTRDGVIWTRRDAETVPATRGEIVQLARRALAQGATSPLDNGQELELPRSGVEIVDAQRRNGEWVYEIRDLRTTPGVVRDRAQGLWQYAISRHEDVREGRLDLYSQVRWLGRLGVLRVYQQGGRTKFDLVHRDANGVIDHVFYGVSEWGLGEAWRELIEALRAERVESQPAPESNLASVQSTFGREASPPLPARAAGGRRQWGGRRWRWRGRGGLWRISRAPDGSPRFDIAMKHAVTGAVQEYPQVPLERLSETWLRLIRVAPPRTGIEVISDIVDERGTRWLTFRDLRTGELSPAWRVDELKEGSVREYAARMHALDMPLDENAVRWWGNLGYLRSMPTQVDLVYRDEHGVDHIYYAARREDLSDEWAELLAQWSDRPPTAAARGRVSARVRPARARYPGRWRAHWRAQLNDPSAPRQNEGRWRRRVRLYDAPPAAAPALIERGAQTEDERTTTEQA, from the coding sequence GTGACGTTTCTTGATATTTTGCGTGAAGCGGAACAGCGCGGCTTGGAACTGATCGCATTTACCGATCATAACACGGTCGCCGGCTATGAGCGCATGCAGCGCGAGGTTGAGTTTCTGGAGCAGCTGGTCGCGACGCAGCGCGCTACGCCCGCCGATGTTGAGCAGCTCGCCGAATATCGCCGTCTGCTGGCGAAGATCACCGTGTTGCCGGGTTTTGAATTCACGTCGCACTACGGTGCGCATGTCCTCGGCATCTTCGCTCCCACGACGCCGATCAGCGTGATCGAGGCGACTCTCCTGCAGCTCGGTGTTCCGGCGGAGAAGCTCAAGGCCGGAACGACGAGCATCCCGGACACGCGCCACGTCACCGACGCCTACGAGATCATTGCGCGTGCCGGAGGGATCGTCATTGCCGCGCACGCCAACGGGCCGGCCGGCGTCATTACCGAAACGCTGCGCATGGGGACGAGCGGCCAGGCGCGTGTGGCGGCGACGCAGAGCCCATCGCTGCATGCGATCGAGTTTATCAATTTCTACACCGATCACGGCACGTTTACCAATCCGGCCTTTTACAACGGCCGAACCGAACACTACGAGCGGCGCATGTTCTGCATTCAGGGCTCGGACGCGCACCGCGTGCGGCGCGCTCCGGCCGGCATGGATGCGACGCATCGCCATGGCATCGGCGACCGCTACTTCGAGGCGCTCCTCCCGGCGCCGACCTTCGAAGCGCTCAAAGAGCTGTTCCTGTCGCAGCACTTCGACTATGTGCGCGTGCCCAAGCGCGACCAAAAGCAGTGGGAGATCGATCAACTGCGCTTCGGGCAGGCTACCGATCGGCAGGTGCTGCGTGGCGAGGACGTCCCGCTTGCGCAGGTGGTGGCCGATGTGGCTGCCCTCGCCAACGTAGGCGGCGGGACGCTGATCGTGGGCGCGACGCCGAGCGAGGGCGGGGTGGCCGGTGTGGCCCATCCCGACCAGTTCACAACCCAGCTCCGAGCGGCTGTCGACGAGGCGATCGATCCGGCGCCGACCCTAACATTGGAGCTACTGCAGTACGAAGGGCGCGATGTGATCCGCATCGAAGTGGGCGCAACGCATCTCCCGCCTTATGTGACGCGCGATGGCGTGATCTGGACACGTCGCGACGCCGAGACTGTGCCCGCCACGCGCGGTGAGATCGTGCAACTGGCGCGGCGTGCCCTCGCGCAGGGGGCGACCTCGCCGCTGGATAACGGCCAGGAGCTCGAACTGCCGCGCTCGGGAGTCGAGATCGTCGATGCGCAGCGCCGCAACGGTGAATGGGTCTATGAGATCCGCGATCTGCGCACCACGCCCGGTGTGGTGCGCGACCGTGCGCAGGGGCTCTGGCAGTATGCCATCAGCCGCCATGAGGATGTGCGCGAAGGGCGCCTCGATCTCTACTCGCAGGTGCGCTGGCTGGGCCGCCTGGGCGTGCTGCGCGTGTACCAGCAGGGTGGCCGCACCAAATTCGATCTGGTGCACCGCGATGCCAATGGCGTGATCGACCATGTCTTCTATGGCGTGAGCGAGTGGGGGCTGGGCGAGGCCTGGCGCGAGCTGATCGAGGCCTTGCGCGCCGAACGGGTCGAGAGCCAGCCCGCGCCGGAGAGCAACCTCGCCAGCGTGCAGTCCACGTTCGGCCGGGAGGCGTCCCCTCCGCTGCCGGCGCGCGCCGCCGGTGGACGGCGCCAGTGGGGCGGGCGCCGCTGGCGCTGGCGTGGCCGCGGCGGTCTGTGGCGCATCAGTCGCGCGCCGGATGGCTCGCCGCGCTTCGACATCGCCATGAAGCATGCCGTCACCGGCGCCGTGCAGGAATATCCGCAGGTGCCCTTGGAGCGCCTGTCGGAGACCTGGCTGCGCCTGATCCGTGTGGCACCGCCGCGCACCGGTATCGAGGTGATCTCCGATATCGTCGATGAGCGCGGCACGCGCTGGCTGACCTTCCGCGATCTGCGCACCGGCGAGCTGAGTCCCGCCTGGCGTGTCGACGAGCTTAAGGAGGGCTCGGTGCGCGAGTACGCCGCGCGGATGCACGCCCTGGACATGCCCCTGGACGAGAACGCGGTACGCTGGTGGGGCAACCTGGGCTACCTGCGCTCCATGCCAACGCAGGTCGACCTGGTCTATCGCGACGAGCATGGGGTGGATCACATCTACTACGCTGCTCGGCGCGAGGACCTCAGCGATGAGTGGGCCGAGCTGTTGGCGCAGTGGTCGGATCGGCCGCCGACGGCGGCAGCGCGTGGGCGGGTGTCGGCGCGGGTGCGGCCAGCGCGTGCCCGGTATCCTGGGCGCTGGCGCGCGCACTGGCGCGCTCAGCTCAACGACCCGTCCGCGCCCCGGCAGAACGAAGGGCGCTGGCGGCGGCGCGTGCGCCTGTATGATGCACCGCCTGCGGCGGCTCCCGCGCTGATCGAGCGTGGCGCGCAGACGGAGGATGAACGCACAACGACCGAACAGGCCTGA
- a CDS encoding class I SAM-dependent methyltransferase, translated as MSVLPLPEQKPVYVHTMFAAIAARYDLMNRLMTFGLDQGWRRYAVRYVAGARAGGPRRALDLATGTGDFLPLLHQAMPDALVIGADFCLPMMQAGLSKLNATAGRGGFTAGDALRLPFADNSFDAITVGFGLRNVADLMAALREMHRVAKPGGRMACLEVARPASRLLRVGHHLYFTRVVPLLGALIGGNREAYTYLPQSAEVFPPPEHLRDLLRAAGWRHVHYRLLGGGAVAVHMAEK; from the coding sequence GTGTCCGTGCTGCCGTTGCCGGAGCAAAAACCGGTCTATGTCCATACCATGTTTGCCGCGATCGCCGCGCGCTACGACCTGATGAATCGGCTGATGACCTTTGGCCTGGATCAGGGCTGGCGCCGCTACGCCGTGCGCTATGTCGCCGGCGCGCGCGCCGGTGGGCCGCGCCGCGCGCTGGATCTGGCCACCGGCACCGGCGATTTCCTGCCGCTGCTGCATCAGGCCATGCCCGACGCGTTGGTGATCGGGGCTGATTTCTGCTTGCCGATGATGCAGGCTGGCCTGTCGAAGTTAAACGCCACTGCCGGTCGGGGCGGGTTTACTGCCGGTGATGCGCTGCGGCTGCCGTTCGCCGATAACTCCTTCGACGCGATTACCGTCGGTTTTGGTCTGCGCAACGTCGCCGATCTGATGGCCGCGCTGCGTGAGATGCACCGTGTCGCCAAGCCCGGTGGGCGTATGGCCTGCCTGGAAGTGGCGCGGCCCGCCAGTCGCTTGCTGCGCGTCGGGCATCATCTGTATTTCACGCGGGTGGTGCCGCTGCTGGGCGCGCTGATCGGCGGCAACCGCGAGGCCTATACCTATCTGCCGCAATCGGCCGAGGTCTTTCCGCCGCCGGAGCATCTGCGCGATCTATTGCGCGCCGCCGGCTGGCGCCACGTGCACTACCGGCTGCTGGGCGGCGGCGCCGTGGCGGTGCATATGGCCGAAAAGTAG
- a CDS encoding SRPBCC family protein has translation MANHMLTVERKRLMGAPAQRVQALLNELERLPRWLPRLERVEVLSRTEQRARLALLVRLGRLGRQRVEGEARLLEHGLRFIAVEPAELDIRWLVLPRGEASEVQAQVALRLPPRFGALARFMPQRLIVDRIGAELDAGLEALAAQLSTQREEPFRSGET, from the coding sequence ATGGCCAATCACATGCTCACGGTCGAACGTAAACGTCTGATGGGGGCGCCGGCGCAGCGGGTGCAGGCGCTGCTGAACGAGCTGGAGCGTTTGCCACGGTGGTTGCCGCGCCTTGAACGCGTTGAGGTGCTGAGTCGTACCGAGCAGCGCGCGCGCCTGGCGCTGCTGGTGCGACTAGGCCGCCTTGGCCGGCAACGTGTGGAGGGTGAGGCGCGCTTGCTTGAGCATGGTCTGCGCTTCATCGCCGTCGAACCAGCCGAACTCGACATCCGCTGGTTGGTGCTGCCGCGCGGTGAGGCCAGCGAGGTCCAGGCCCAGGTTGCGTTGCGGCTACCGCCGCGCTTCGGCGCCTTGGCGCGGTTCATGCCGCAGCGCCTGATTGTTGATCGCATCGGCGCCGAACTGGACGCCGGCCTGGAGGCACTCGCCGCGCAGCTCAGCACGCAGCGCGAGGAGCCCTTCCGCTCTGGTGAGACCTAG
- a CDS encoding DUF4383 domain-containing protein, with amino-acid sequence MLTRYFALVAGIVYLLVGLLGFVPGLRTPYNGPDLAIGASSGLLLGLFPINLVHNLVHLAIGIWGIAAYRSFNGAIAFARGLAILYVLLAILGLLPAPINTAFGLVPIFGHDIWLHLVTALVAAYFGWVAPARARPEYVDASRRR; translated from the coding sequence ATGCTCACGCGTTATTTTGCGCTGGTCGCCGGGATCGTCTATCTGCTGGTCGGGTTGCTCGGCTTCGTGCCAGGGCTTCGCACGCCGTACAATGGGCCAGATCTAGCGATCGGCGCCAGCAGCGGGCTGTTACTGGGTCTGTTCCCGATCAACCTGGTGCATAACCTGGTCCATCTGGCCATCGGTATCTGGGGCATCGCCGCGTACCGCAGCTTCAACGGCGCGATCGCCTTTGCGCGCGGTCTGGCGATCCTCTACGTGCTGCTGGCGATCCTGGGTCTCCTGCCCGCGCCGATCAACACCGCCTTCGGGCTGGTGCCGATCTTCGGCCACGATATCTGGCTGCACCTGGTAACGGCCCTGGTCGCGGCCTACTTCGGCTGGGTCGCGCCCGCGCGCGCGCGCCCCGAGTATGTGGACGCCTCGCGTCGGCGCTAG
- a CDS encoding DUF92 domain-containing protein, whose translation MPDAGRLVAGLLLSGLIGALAYWRGSLTAGGWLGAVLVGTVTVAWGGWSWGALVVLFFVSSSALSHWRRAAKAALAADKFAKHERRDLLQVLANGGVTALCALLFGLNHATWLWLAGLGALATATADTWATEVGTLSRRPPRLITNGRVAPPGTSGAVTRLGWGASLAGAATIALGALVASRATGQAGGLVDMLALLLGGLAGALADSLLGATWQMVRWCPHCGSATERAVHRCGTPTTHLRGWRWLDNDLVNLLATGVGALVSAVLGVVLLPA comes from the coding sequence ATGCCTGATGCAGGACGGCTGGTGGCTGGTCTGCTGTTGAGCGGCCTGATCGGCGCGCTGGCCTACTGGCGCGGCTCGCTCACGGCCGGCGGTTGGCTGGGCGCGGTGCTGGTCGGCACGGTCACGGTGGCGTGGGGCGGCTGGAGCTGGGGCGCGCTGGTCGTGCTCTTTTTTGTCAGTTCCTCGGCGCTCTCGCACTGGCGGCGCGCCGCCAAAGCCGCGCTGGCCGCCGATAAGTTCGCCAAGCATGAGCGCCGCGATCTGCTGCAGGTGCTGGCCAACGGCGGCGTGACCGCGCTTTGTGCGCTGCTCTTCGGGTTAAACCACGCTACCTGGCTCTGGCTCGCCGGGCTGGGCGCGCTGGCAACCGCCACGGCCGACACCTGGGCCACCGAGGTCGGCACGCTGAGTCGCCGCCCGCCGCGTTTGATCACCAACGGGCGGGTCGCGCCGCCGGGTACCTCCGGCGCGGTCACGCGGCTAGGCTGGGGGGCCAGTCTGGCCGGTGCGGCGACGATCGCGCTGGGGGCACTGGTCGCGAGCCGCGCCACCGGGCAGGCGGGTGGGCTGGTTGATATGCTGGCGCTGCTGCTGGGTGGCTTGGCCGGCGCGCTAGCCGACAGCCTGCTGGGTGCGACCTGGCAAATGGTGCGCTGGTGTCCACACTGCGGCAGCGCCACCGAGCGCGCTGTGCACCGCTGCGGCACGCCGACGACGCATCTGCGCGGCTGGCGCTGGCTGGACAACGATCTCGTCAACCTGCTGGCAACGGGCGTGGGCGCGCTGGTCAGCGCTGTGCTGGGCGTCGTCCTGCTGCCGGCGTAG
- a CDS encoding OsmC family protein has product MTTVTVRRVRGYQQEITAREHVLFADEPIEAGGDDTGPTPYELLLAALGSCTAITLSMYAQRKGWSLEQIEIELTHHRSHARDCASCAQQATRLERITRRIRLRGALDNAQRARLLEIAQRCPVHRTLSAGAVEIVDQPDP; this is encoded by the coding sequence ATGACCACTGTGACCGTGCGCCGCGTGCGCGGCTACCAGCAGGAGATCACTGCGCGCGAGCATGTGCTCTTTGCCGATGAGCCGATCGAGGCCGGTGGCGACGATACCGGTCCCACCCCCTACGAGCTGTTGCTGGCCGCGCTGGGCAGTTGCACGGCGATCACCCTCAGCATGTACGCACAGCGCAAGGGCTGGTCCCTGGAGCAGATCGAGATCGAGCTGACGCACCACCGCAGCCATGCCCGCGATTGCGCGAGCTGCGCACAGCAGGCAACGCGCCTGGAACGCATCACACGCCGCATCCGGCTGCGTGGCGCGCTGGATAACGCCCAACGTGCGCGCCTGCTGGAGATCGCACAGCGCTGTCCGGTGCATCGGACACTCAGCGCGGGCGCTGTAGAGATCGTGGACCAGCCCGATCCATAG